Proteins co-encoded in one Deltaproteobacteria bacterium genomic window:
- a CDS encoding LemA family protein — MGLIFPVVLLLVIVWVIFTYNGLVGLKHQVQNAWKQIDVQLKRRYDLIPNLIETVKGVMKYEQDTLQKVIDARSRAMASTGVKESAEAQNALSQSLGKVFVLIENYPELKANQNVLQLQEELTTTENQLAFARQYYNDTATRFNVKQEIFPANMIAGFFRFERSELFAAAEAERVVPRVDLTLPA; from the coding sequence ATGGGCTTGATATTTCCGGTTGTGCTCTTACTGGTTATTGTCTGGGTCATTTTTACTTACAACGGCCTCGTCGGCCTCAAACATCAAGTCCAAAACGCCTGGAAGCAGATCGACGTCCAGCTCAAGCGGCGCTACGATCTGATCCCCAATCTCATCGAAACCGTCAAGGGCGTCATGAAGTATGAGCAGGACACGCTGCAGAAAGTCATCGACGCGCGCAGCCGCGCGATGGCCTCGACCGGAGTGAAGGAATCGGCCGAGGCGCAAAACGCGCTGTCGCAATCGCTCGGCAAAGTTTTCGTGCTGATCGAAAACTATCCCGAGCTCAAAGCCAACCAGAACGTCCTGCAGCTCCAAGAAGAGTTGACCACCACCGAGAATCAGCTCGCCTTCGCGCGCCAATATTACAACGACACGGCGACACGGTTTAACGTCAAACAGGAAATCTTTCCGGCCAACATGATCGCCGGTTTTTTCCGCTTCGAGCGCAGCGAGCTATTCGCCGCGGCAGAAGCCGAAAGAGTCGTGCCGCGGGTCGATCTTACTCTCCCGGCGTAG
- a CDS encoding alpha-hydroxy-acid oxidizing protein, with protein MNEKPLEQMGLRDLRAIMKQKAPPEAWKHFNGAAETKATFRRNPRAFHRYLFRQKIFHDISEPDISTELFGCKLPIPAITAPVGSFSLIGDNAEREVGEGTAAFGAMMFTSQAAKFDPKGWRSAAKSPLVFMAYMNRGKEEVSDYAKMSEDLGFAAVGITMDTVKPVKIGDEVPLSTKDGKPRKGHKSTPKDIEWMKQQVRLPVVVKGIMGAADAKIAVNSGADAVVVSNHGGRILDFNRSALEALPEVVDAVGAKVPVLLDSGVRSGGDIVKALALGAKAILTGRPVAWGVGAFGARGVERVYNIFAEEMQRVMTMTGVGSIKEISGSILIAD; from the coding sequence ATGAACGAAAAACCACTGGAACAAATGGGCTTGCGCGATCTGCGCGCGATCATGAAGCAGAAAGCGCCGCCGGAGGCGTGGAAGCACTTCAACGGCGCGGCGGAGACCAAGGCGACCTTTCGGCGCAACCCGCGGGCGTTTCACCGCTACCTGTTTCGCCAGAAGATTTTTCACGATATCTCGGAGCCGGATATTTCTACTGAGCTGTTTGGCTGTAAGTTGCCGATTCCGGCAATCACGGCGCCGGTGGGGAGCTTTAGTTTGATCGGCGACAATGCCGAGCGCGAGGTCGGTGAAGGCACCGCCGCCTTCGGCGCGATGATGTTTACCAGCCAGGCGGCCAAGTTCGATCCCAAAGGCTGGCGCAGCGCGGCCAAGTCGCCGCTGGTTTTCATGGCCTACATGAATCGCGGCAAGGAGGAAGTTTCCGACTACGCCAAGATGTCAGAAGATTTGGGCTTTGCGGCAGTCGGCATCACCATGGACACGGTCAAGCCGGTGAAAATCGGCGACGAGGTGCCGCTGTCGACCAAGGACGGCAAGCCGCGCAAGGGCCACAAGTCGACGCCGAAGGACATCGAGTGGATGAAGCAGCAGGTGAGGCTGCCGGTGGTTGTCAAAGGCATCATGGGCGCCGCCGACGCAAAGATTGCCGTGAATTCCGGCGCCGATGCAGTGGTGGTTTCGAACCACGGCGGGCGCATTCTCGACTTCAATCGCTCGGCCTTGGAAGCGCTGCCGGAAGTCGTCGACGCGGTCGGAGCCAAAGTACCGGTGCTACTCGACAGCGGCGTGCGCAGCGGCGGCGATATCGTCAAAGCTTTGGCGCTCGGCGCCAAAGCGATACTAACCGGCAGGCCGGTGGCGTGGGGCGTCGGCGCCTTCGGCGCGCGCGGCGTCGAGCGGGTTTACAATATCTTCGCCGAAGAGATGCAGCGGGTCATGACCATGACCGGCGTCGGGAGCATAAAGGAGATTTCAGGTTCGATTCTGATTGCCGATTGA
- a CDS encoding VOC family protein, with translation MDAAVSLTRRRARSKFPRNKGRLFGGRTMIKPVALAATHMECRNLQESLKVLTELLAFEKISEKPGEATLKHPNTHWQLIVHEAGPDAPAKPMHNHWGVRVVSPEEVDRAYDYLLAHKAEYKLGAIGKPTWSHGSYSCYFVEPGTNGWEIECYEAFNRKQATAARFGAVKMAHWDQLLPEGKFPGRGYVPQGFTHGTLVSTDIEVSKNFYMEVLGMDAHRFSDHVVYIKHPTTKTFIVCAIRQNAPVFSKNFRNTLTMASKDAVKEAHREFSAHGKELGVSELFGLEESENVASFCFRDPGANCWELTSAN, from the coding sequence ATGGATGCGGCCGTCAGTTTGACTCGCCGCCGCGCGCGCAGTAAATTTCCGCGAAATAAGGGACGACTTTTCGGAGGAAGAACTATGATCAAACCCGTCGCTCTGGCTGCCACGCATATGGAATGCCGCAATCTCCAAGAGTCGTTGAAAGTGCTGACCGAGCTGTTGGCCTTCGAAAAAATTTCCGAGAAACCCGGCGAAGCGACGCTCAAACATCCCAACACGCATTGGCAGCTCATCGTTCATGAGGCCGGGCCCGATGCGCCGGCCAAGCCGATGCACAATCATTGGGGCGTGCGGGTGGTGAGTCCGGAAGAAGTGGATCGCGCCTACGATTACCTGCTCGCGCACAAGGCCGAGTACAAGCTCGGCGCCATTGGCAAGCCGACGTGGAGCCACGGTTCCTATTCCTGCTATTTCGTCGAGCCTGGCACCAACGGTTGGGAGATCGAGTGCTACGAGGCGTTCAACCGCAAGCAGGCTACCGCGGCACGGTTCGGCGCGGTGAAGATGGCTCACTGGGATCAGCTCCTGCCGGAGGGGAAGTTCCCGGGGCGCGGCTATGTGCCGCAGGGGTTTACCCACGGCACGTTGGTATCGACGGATATCGAGGTCAGCAAGAATTTTTACATGGAAGTCCTGGGCATGGACGCGCACCGCTTTAGCGATCATGTCGTCTATATTAAACACCCGACGACCAAAACCTTCATCGTCTGCGCGATTCGCCAGAACGCGCCGGTGTTTTCGAAAAACTTCCGCAACACGCTGACGATGGCTTCGAAGGACGCGGTCAAAGAGGCCCATCGCGAATTCAGCGCGCATGGCAAAGAGTTGGGCGTGAGCGAGTTGTTCGGGTTGGAAGAGAGTGAAAATGTAGCGTCGTTTTGCTTCCGCGACCCAGGGGCCAATTGTTGGGAGTTGACCTCGGCGAATTAG
- a CDS encoding rhomboid family intramembrane serine protease → MRITHDHALVREWELVLVSQGLAPHVGESMDGFVLSVRADEAAAARAALAAYDEENLRAARERVTPPEPMSLFSGIILGELLLLFFFITSLKTPAFPWLQRGSADAERILNGELWRVVTALTLHADIAHVLGNAAAAAIFFSAVCSILGAGLGSVALLFAGAIGNYLNALMYGSHGSAHISVGASTAVFGAVGMLGVLGMSTRRRTTMVARRRWLSVAAAVALLAMLGTAGQRTDLFAHLFGFAAGVVMAALVVITRLKAPGELTQLSCGAAALAVIACCWYLALA, encoded by the coding sequence GTGCGTATCACACACGACCATGCCTTGGTGCGGGAATGGGAGCTTGTGCTGGTCTCGCAGGGCCTGGCGCCGCATGTCGGTGAGAGTATGGATGGCTTTGTTCTGAGCGTGCGGGCCGACGAAGCGGCTGCGGCTCGCGCTGCGCTTGCTGCTTACGACGAGGAAAATCTACGGGCAGCGCGCGAGCGGGTGACACCGCCTGAACCGATGAGTTTGTTTTCGGGCATCATCCTTGGCGAGCTGCTCCTCTTGTTCTTTTTCATCACGAGTCTCAAAACTCCCGCCTTCCCATGGTTGCAACGCGGCAGCGCCGATGCTGAACGGATTCTCAACGGTGAGCTGTGGCGTGTCGTGACGGCTCTGACGCTGCACGCCGACATCGCCCATGTGCTCGGCAACGCTGCGGCGGCGGCGATATTCTTTAGCGCTGTGTGCAGCATATTAGGTGCAGGGCTTGGCTCAGTTGCACTGTTGTTCGCAGGCGCCATCGGCAATTATCTCAACGCCCTGATGTATGGATCGCATGGTTCGGCACATATCTCTGTGGGAGCGTCGACGGCGGTGTTCGGCGCGGTTGGCATGCTCGGCGTGCTCGGCATGTCCACGCGCCGGCGCACGACAATGGTGGCGCGCCGCAGGTGGCTCTCGGTGGCGGCTGCCGTTGCGTTGCTGGCGATGTTGGGAACGGCGGGGCAGCGCACAGATTTATTTGCCCACTTGTTTGGCTTCGCCGCAGGTGTGGTGATGGCGGCGCTCGTCGTTATCACAAGACTCAAAGCGCCGGGGGAATTGACTCAGTTGAGTTGCGGCGCTGCCGCGCTCGCGGTAATCGCTTGCTGTTGGTACCTTGCACTAGCCTGA
- a CDS encoding transposase, with protein MLRHAERKGNEMAYRCGEREQLGLLPAGIEEYVGREDPVRVYDAFVESLDFAALGIVLDDEQVGPPEYDPKAMMKLLVYGYSYGVKGSRKLERECHHNLSFMW; from the coding sequence ATGCTAAGGCACGCCGAAAGGAAAGGGAACGAAATGGCGTACCGGTGCGGGGAACGAGAACAGTTGGGATTATTGCCGGCGGGCATAGAAGAGTACGTAGGCCGAGAAGACCCGGTGCGGGTCTACGATGCGTTTGTCGAGAGTCTAGATTTTGCGGCGCTGGGGATTGTCCTTGATGACGAGCAGGTAGGGCCACCGGAGTACGATCCCAAAGCGATGATGAAGCTGTTGGTGTACGGGTATAGCTACGGGGTGAAGGGATCGAGAAAGCTGGAGCGCGAGTGCCATCATAATTTGAGTTTCATGTGGTGA
- a CDS encoding tripartite tricarboxylate transporter substrate binding protein encodes MAYVLAVIVFFAIAASSAPTARGAAWEPTKPIEFVIPAGTGGGADQMARLIAGIADKNKLSPRPLLPVNKSGGAGAEGFLYVKEKKGDPHVIVITLSNLFTTPLHTGIPFNWKDLTPVARMALDQFILWVNADTPYKTAKEYLASVKEQSGGSARMKMGGTGSAQEDQIITIQLEQQLGVKFTYVPFKGGGEVCVNLVGKHIDSTVNNPAECVSHWKAGRVRPLGVFDGARITEGDWKAIPTIKEALGADIRYQMLRGIFAAPDIPKEALQWQTSFLKKVFDTADFKKYLADGALKPAFSTGSEYIKWVDENEKIHRELMQKEGLLKQ; translated from the coding sequence ATGGCCTATGTATTAGCTGTAATCGTCTTCTTCGCCATCGCCGCAAGCAGCGCCCCAACGGCTCGCGGTGCAGCTTGGGAGCCAACCAAGCCCATTGAATTCGTGATCCCCGCTGGCACTGGCGGCGGCGCCGATCAAATGGCGCGGCTCATCGCCGGCATCGCCGACAAAAACAAACTCTCGCCGCGACCGCTCCTGCCAGTGAACAAATCTGGCGGTGCCGGCGCCGAGGGATTTCTCTATGTCAAAGAGAAAAAGGGCGATCCTCACGTGATCGTCATCACCCTGTCCAATCTCTTTACCACACCGTTGCACACGGGCATTCCCTTCAATTGGAAGGATTTGACGCCGGTCGCGCGCATGGCGCTCGATCAATTCATCCTTTGGGTCAACGCGGACACGCCTTACAAAACCGCCAAAGAGTACCTCGCCTCAGTTAAGGAACAATCCGGTGGCAGCGCGCGCATGAAGATGGGCGGCACTGGTTCGGCGCAGGAAGATCAAATCATTACGATCCAATTGGAACAGCAGCTCGGTGTCAAGTTCACTTACGTGCCATTCAAGGGTGGCGGCGAGGTCTGTGTCAATCTAGTCGGTAAACATATCGATTCGACAGTGAACAATCCCGCCGAATGCGTTAGCCACTGGAAGGCAGGACGCGTGCGGCCGTTGGGAGTATTCGATGGCGCACGTATTACCGAGGGCGATTGGAAGGCGATACCGACCATCAAAGAAGCCCTGGGCGCCGATATCCGCTATCAAATGCTGCGCGGTATCTTCGCGGCGCCCGACATTCCCAAAGAGGCTTTGCAGTGGCAAACCAGTTTTTTGAAAAAAGTTTTCGACACCGCCGATTTCAAAAAATATCTTGCCGACGGCGCTTTAAAGCCCGCGTTCAGCACGGGTTCTGAATACATCAAGTGGGTGGACGAGAACGAAAAGATTCACCGCGAATTGATGCAGAAAGAGGGCCTACTGAAGCAGTAG
- a CDS encoding tripartite tricarboxylate transporter TctB family protein — translation MRAAEVITASLLALFGALVLFDATRLGIGWGSDGPKSGFFPFWLALIMVASCIVIVVQALRQTQNKPFIDPQALPPVLKVLWPAFAAVLLMQWIGLYAASAIYLAFYMRWVGRQSWGAVIALSLAIPVLSFFVFEKWFLVPMPKGPLEAWLGY, via the coding sequence ATGCGCGCTGCCGAGGTCATCACCGCTTCTCTCCTCGCGCTCTTCGGCGCGCTTGTGCTATTCGATGCTACAAGGTTGGGTATCGGTTGGGGGAGCGACGGCCCGAAGAGCGGCTTCTTCCCTTTTTGGCTTGCGCTCATCATGGTCGCTTCTTGCATCGTGATCGTCGTACAAGCGCTGCGCCAAACCCAAAACAAGCCTTTCATCGATCCGCAAGCCCTGCCACCGGTGCTGAAAGTGCTTTGGCCGGCGTTCGCCGCCGTTCTGCTAATGCAGTGGATCGGCCTCTACGCCGCCTCAGCCATCTACCTGGCGTTCTACATGCGCTGGGTCGGGCGCCAGTCCTGGGGTGCCGTGATAGCACTTTCGCTGGCGATCCCCGTGCTCAGTTTTTTTGTTTTTGAAAAGTGGTTTCTCGTGCCGATGCCGAAGGGCCCGCTGGAAGCCTGGCTGGGCTACTGA